The following coding sequences are from one Lolium rigidum isolate FL_2022 chromosome 6, APGP_CSIRO_Lrig_0.1, whole genome shotgun sequence window:
- the LOC124665773 gene encoding putative ubiquitin-like-specific protease 1B: protein MGALTGKRFSADQRPPSPTPPSKRPKFAPPLPISSPPPLYSSSHLPSPPPSAAPGPTSSTAATASTSSSPSSSLPHRRRRRPQPPEPPRNFHAPQRASRAFRRGNIRSNSNPSRDSSSPPPQDRGLDQYLELVKSVDRHPPPLTPSAADAPRGPEDAAEVITIDDREDIEQDDDKDNEDELEAKVVVGKVPLYKELLEASNRQRDPRIRELEFKTRLAEKERLGLEQLAKVLPQITPNKKEVPEPFVPLTAEDEDRVRHALGGRKRRETLSVHEPSNIVITREILQCLNDKDWLNDEVINLYLELLKERELKEPNKFVKCHFFNTFFYKKLINGGYDYKAVRRWTTKRKLGYNLIDCDKIFVPIHKEVHWCLAVINIRDKKFQYLDSLGSMDTKALKLLARYLVDEVKEKSGNEIDVLSWKQEGVQNLPLQENGWDCGMFMLKYIDFYSRDMDLIFGQKDMPYFRRRTAKEILDLRAG, encoded by the exons ATGGGCGCCCTCACCGGCAAGCGCTTCTCCGCCGACCAACGCCCGCCCTCCCCTACACCTCCCTCCAAGAGGCCCAAGTTCGCGCCCCCCCTCCCAATCTCCTCTCCTCCGCCTCTCTACTCGTCTTCGCACCTCCCCTCCccgcccccctcggccgcgccggggccCACTTCctcgaccgccgccaccgcctccacctcctcctccccatCTTCCTCGCtcccccatcgccgccgccgccgcccccagccACCGGAGCCCCCGCGCAACTTCCATGCGCCCCAACGCGCCAGCCGCGCCTTCCGCCGCGGAAATATCCGCTCCAACTCCAATCCATCGCGGGATTCTTCGTCCCCGCCACCCCAAGATCGCGGCCTCGACCAGTACCTCGAGCTCGTCAAGAGCGTcgaccgccacccgccgccgcttaCTCCCTCTGCTGCTGATGCGCCAAGAGGGCCTGAAGATGCCGCTGAGGTGATCACCATCGATGACAGGGAGGATATAGAGCAGGACGACGACAAAGATAATGAGGACGAGCTGGAGGCTAAGGTGGTAGTGGGGAAGGTGCCTCTGTACAAGGAGCTGCTCGAGGCGTCCAACCGGCAGCGTGATCCCAGGATCAGGGAACTTGAGTTTAAGACGCGCCTCGCTGAGAAAGAGAGACTTGGGCTTGAGCAGCTCGCGAAGGTCCTCCCGCAGATCACGCCCAACAAAAAG GAGGTGCCTGAACCGTTTGTTCCTCTAACAGCTGAGGATGAGGACAGAGTTCGTCATGCTCTTGGTGGCAGGAAAAG ACGTGAGACATTATCTGTGCACGAACCTTCAAATATTGTCATAACAAGAGAGATCTTGCAGTGCTTGAATGATAAAGACTGGCTAAATGATGAG GTCATAAATTTGTACCTTGAGCTTCTGAAAGAGCGGGAACTGAAAGAGCCTAACAAGTTTGTAAAATGTCACTTCTTCAACACCTTTTTCTACAAGAAG TTGATCAATGGTGGGTATGACTATAAGGCTGTTAGGAGATGGACGACCAAAAGGAAGTTAGGGTACAACCTAATTGATTGTGATAAG ATTTTTGTTCCCATACACAAGGAAGTGCATTGGTGTTTAGCAGTCATCAACATAAGGGACAAAAAGTTTCAGTATCTGGATTCACTTGGCAGCATGGATACGAAGGCCCTGAAACTCTTA GCCAGGTATCTTGTGGATGAGGTAAAAGAAAAGAGTGGCAACGAGATTGATGTTCTTTCATGGAAGCAGGAAGGAGTCCAAAATCTTCCTTTGCAGGAGAATGG ATGGGATTGTGGCATGTTCATGCTCAAATACATTGACTTCTACAGCAGGGATATGGATCTTATTTTTGGACAG AAAGACATGCCTTATTTCCGGAGGAGGACTGCCAAGGAAATATTGGATTTGAGGGCTGGATAA